AGAGTACGCCATTTTATATACGCGAACGCAAAGTAATGTGAATCGAAAAGGTCCAACTGTTATAAAGAGAGAGCTGTTAAATAAAGGTGTTCAGGATCTAATCATTACACATAGTTTACAAGAGTATCCAAAGGAGAAGCAAATTGAAAATGCTTTGGTTCTTATAGAAAAGAAGAAAAGATCTTATCAAAAACATTCTTTTTTACAAATGAAGCTAAAGTTAGACGAAATGCTTGTGCGTAAAGGATATTCTAGAGATGTGATTCAAATTTGTCTAGAAGAATTGAAAGACGAAAAAGATGACGAACAGCAACAAGAAGCGTTACACTATCATGGGAATAAATATTATGAGAAATATAAGAAGTATGATGGATGGATATTCGAAAATAAGATGAAACAAGCGTTATATCGAAAAGGATTCTCTATTGATGAGATAGAGATATTTTTACAAATGAAACGTGAAGAGGGATGAGGAGAATAATAAAATGAATATGCCAAAACGCTACAGTGAAATGACAACGCATGAGCTTAGAGAAGAAATTGGGGCTTTGAAGGAGCAAGCAGTAAAGGCTGAGCAACTTGGAATTGTAAATGAATTCGATGTGTTAATGAGAAAGATGGCCATGGCCCGTGCTTACATGACTGATATAAATAAATTCCATATTGGTGAGACATATGAATTAGTAGAAGAACCTGGTGTATTATTTAAAATCACGTACTTCAATGGGGTATTTGCTTGGGGTTATAAGCAAAATGATAATGAAGAGATTGGGATACCAATTTCCTTGTTGCAAGAAAAATAAAAACCAGAGAGCGAATATCTCTCTGGTTTTCATCTTTGGTAGGCGTTAAAGGAGATAGGAGATTCTAAAATTGGCGTTTTTTACATTCATTGGCCAATATAATGAGAGACTGGGTTTGTTGCGTCTGTCCGTTAACTTGCGCTTTCGCATGTTTCGGACGAGTCCACGTATGGTTAAATAATTCAGAACGACTATCTAAACGATCACGGTAGCTCATCTTTATCACCTCGTGTAGGAAGTTAATTTTTTAGGTTGTACCTGTATTACTCTTCCTGCTGATTTGCAGCACGCATACGTTCTTGTGGGTGCGTGTTAATTGTGCCGTTAGGTCGTTTCGAAGCGAAGCGTGATTTCGCTTTCGGCTGACCATCGATTTTGCTGTTGTTTTTTGACTCAGACCAAAATTCGGCTTGTTTACCCATTGCGAACGCCCTCCTCATCATCAGTTGATACCTCTTTAAGAAGTATCACTTATAGAATGTGCAAAATAGAAGAAACTATCCTTTAGAAATGAAGGTATAAATAGGTAAAAGGAGATTAGAACATGAATGATATTTATGAAGCATTAACGAAAGAATTATTAGACAAGAATGACAAGCTTTCTTATGGACAAGCTCGTGCGTGGGTTGAATTACTGTGGGAAGATTTTCAAACAACTTATGCGAAATCGGGTCGTTATCAAGGTGAGGAAATGACTGAGCAAGTAGTACGAACATGGATTAATAATCATGGAGCGCGTCTTCATGAAATGCGTACAAATAATCCGAAGTATAGCCATTTAATCAATCAAGAAGATCATTTGAAACATTAAAAAAAAGCGACTTAAGTCGCTTTTTTTAATGTGGAAGCAATTCTAATTTCTTTCGAAGTTTTTCTTCGCTGAAAATCCATCCCGTATATGAATTAATAATATTTAAATTTTGATCGAGTTGAACGATTGCGACGAATGGATAATAATCTTTGCTTCGATACCGCAAATCAATGAACCGAACTTCATAATAGTTATCATAATCGAAAATATCCCAGCGATATACAGGTGAAAAAGATAAGAAAGCAGATATATTTTCATCTCGCACAGCAGCCTGCATAATGGCAGTATTCGGGAATGGTACGCGATCAAATTTATCGTATACGAGAATGTTACCGCGGTGCCATCTTGCGACGTAGTAATGTTCCGTTGTAACGACGGCTAAATGATAATGGTAAAATTTATAAGAAGGAGAAATAATTACTTTCTCTACATTTTTGAAACGTTTGTATACTACACTTTTAATATTTCGATGCATCATAACGCGGCCGATGTAGTAAACAAACATTAATATATACGCTGCTAAAGCAGTATATCCTTTATGTGATCCGACAAGCATACAAGCAATCGCAAGTATATGGATAAAGAAAATGACAGTATCGAACGTATTAATTATGCCAAGTGCTACCCATTTTTTGGTGAAGGGCCTTAATGCCTGTGTACCATAGGCATTGAAAATATCCACAAAGACATGAAGAAAGACGGCAATAAATGACCAAAGTAGTAGATGCAGATATGGAGCGTCTGAAAAGAAGGCGAACGAGATGCCGCTTATAAGGAATGACCAAAGAATTACTGCAGGAATGGAATGAGTAATCCCGCGATGATTTCTTATATATTTAGCGTTATTACGCAATTTTAAAACTGTATCGATATCAGGAATATTGGAACCAGCAATTGTTGCAAGCATCACTGCTTGAGGCCCAATAT
This genomic interval from Bacillus cereus contains the following:
- a CDS encoding YfhH family protein, which translates into the protein MNMPKRYSEMTTHELREEIGALKEQAVKAEQLGIVNEFDVLMRKMAMARAYMTDINKFHIGETYELVEEPGVLFKITYFNGVFAWGYKQNDNEEIGIPISLLQEK
- a CDS encoding YfhJ family protein → MNDIYEALTKELLDKNDKLSYGQARAWVELLWEDFQTTYAKSGRYQGEEMTEQVVRTWINNHGARLHEMRTNNPKYSHLINQEDHLKH
- a CDS encoding metal-dependent hydrolase yields the protein MDTATHLVMGVTLGSLATLDPTIAQSDIGPQAVMLATIAGSNIPDIDTVLKLRNNAKYIRNHRGITHSIPAVILWSFLISGISFAFFSDAPYLHLLLWSFIAVFLHVFVDIFNAYGTQALRPFTKKWVALGIINTFDTVIFFIHILAIACMLVGSHKGYTALAAYILMFVYYIGRVMMHRNIKSVVYKRFKNVEKVIISPSYKFYHYHLAVVTTEHYYVARWHRGNILVYDKFDRVPFPNTAIMQAAVRDENISAFLSFSPVYRWDIFDYDNYYEVRFIDLRYRSKDYYPFVAIVQLDQNLNIINSYTGWIFSEEKLRKKLELLPH
- a CDS encoding YpzG family protein, producing MSYRDRLDSRSELFNHTWTRPKHAKAQVNGQTQQTQSLIILANECKKRQF
- a CDS encoding small, acid-soluble spore protein K is translated as MGKQAEFWSESKNNSKIDGQPKAKSRFASKRPNGTINTHPQERMRAANQQEE
- the recX gene encoding recombination regulator RecX → MAVITKIEVQKRSKERFNIYIDKGQGEEYGFSVDQVILMKHGLQKGLEIDEIALGNILYNEEVQKAYLQAISYLSYQMRTKQEIEDFLRKKEVGQAIISEVVSKLLHDRYINDKEYAILYTRTQSNVNRKGPTVIKRELLNKGVQDLIITHSLQEYPKEKQIENALVLIEKKKRSYQKHSFLQMKLKLDEMLVRKGYSRDVIQICLEELKDEKDDEQQQEALHYHGNKYYEKYKKYDGWIFENKMKQALYRKGFSIDEIEIFLQMKREEG